The genomic region AAACTACATATTCTTTTTCGTGATTATTACGTGCTCGCAAGATCTTATTCACGATATCACCGTCATTGGTAAGAAAGATAAGACCCTCACTAGGTTTATCTAAACGGCCGATAGGGAATATTCGCTTTGGATAATTGATATAGTCAACAATATTGTCTTTCTCGACTCTTGTGTCTGTAGTGCAAACGATACCTACAGGTTTATTGAAAGCGATATAAACATTAGGTTCTTTTAATTCGGCTTTGGAAACAGGTTCTCCGTTTACTTTTACCACATCGCCCGGTTTTACTTTAGTTCCCATTTCTGGAACTACGTCATTTATCGTGATGCGACCCTGGTCAATTAATTTGTCTGCCTCTCTTCGGGAACAATATCCTAACTGACTCAAATACTTATTAATTCGAACTTCTTCTGCCATGTCACAAAGATAATAGATACAATCGGGACGCCGGAATTTGAAAAAAAATAAAATCTTTAAAAGCTCAGGCAACCTTTCGTAACTTTCTCTCGTCTATATAAATAGAAGGCCTTTTGAAAATGGTAAAAGTAATACAGCTTTTTAAAAACGAATCCTCTCTCATTAAAAGAGCGAGTGCAGGTAACAGGGATGCCCAGAAGCAGATCTATGAAAAGCACGCTCCAAAAATGTTAAGTGTTTGCCGGCAGTATATAAAGGATCTGCATCATGCAGAGGATACAATGCTGAAAGGTTTTATGAAAGTGTTCGCTCACCTGGATACTTTCAAGGATGAAGGTAGTTTTGAAGGTTGGATTCGAAAGATCATGGTAAGAGAAAGCATTAGCTTTTTAAGGCAGTTCAAAGAACTACA from Christiangramia sp. OXR-203 harbors:
- the rluF gene encoding 23S rRNA pseudouridine(2604) synthase RluF, producing MAEEVRINKYLSQLGYCSRREADKLIDQGRITINDVVPEMGTKVKPGDVVKVNGEPVSKAELKEPNVYIAFNKPVGIVCTTDTRVEKDNIVDYINYPKRIFPIGRLDKPSEGLIFLTNDGDIVNKILRARNNHEKEYVVSVNKPVTSDFIKKMSSGIPILDTVTRECEVEKLGKYTFKIILTQGLNRQIRRMCEYLDYEVTSLKRVRIMNVSLDIPVGEWRDLTKEELDTINGLTGESTKTEEGSLLDDIQIGKKKRPRISKS
- a CDS encoding RNA polymerase sigma factor, whose amino-acid sequence is MVKVIQLFKNESSLIKRASAGNRDAQKQIYEKHAPKMLSVCRQYIKDLHHAEDTMLKGFMKVFAHLDTFKDEGSFEGWIRKIMVRESISFLRQFKELQFQEDDEFGHEVANNINSEMDVADIQSLIDSLPEGYKAVFVMYAVEGYKHSEIAKMLGITEGTSKSQLFKARKMLQQKIKSNNTSSYGAN